In a genomic window of Rhododendron vialii isolate Sample 1 chromosome 12a, ASM3025357v1:
- the LOC131311659 gene encoding DNA replication complex GINS protein PSF3-like, which translates to MSQYYDIDDIIAEDELVPAVFQVAANGVGLFDSSDETNKVEQGSRVELPFWLACELHLRQAVSISLPPCFNQKSRDELAADAAHVDLKNRCPYFYELGCKLFSLAVDKSIAFLLLAAFQTRYKEVLIKAQTAALAVAPRFLTILTKEEMKLYEAAQSSMVAFKKWRMGGPRFQKASVLGRKRRPSD; encoded by the exons ATGTCACAGTACTATGACATTGATGATATTATAGCAGAAGACGAG CTTGTCCCTGCAGTATTCCAAGTGGCTGCAAATGGAGTTGGGCTCTTTGATTCTAGTGATGAAACAAACAAG GTTGAACAAGGTTCAAGGGTAGAGCTGCCTTTTTGGCTTGCTTGTGAGCTACACCTGAGACAAGCAGTATCCATTAGTCTACCCCCGTGTTTCAATCAAAA ATCAAGGGACGAGCTTGCAGCTGATGCTGCGCATGTTGATCTAAAGAATCGATGTCCATACTTCTATGAATTGGGATGCAAATTATTTTCACT AGCTGTCGATAAGAGCATTGCATTCTTGCTTTTAGCCGCGTTTCAAACCAGGTATAAGGAAGTATTGATCAAGGCACAAACTGCAGCATTGGCTGTGGCTCCTAGATTCTTGACAATTTtgacaaaagaagaaatgaaaT TGTACGAGGCCGCCCAATCCTCAATGGTAGCATTTAAAAAGTGGAGAATGGGTGGACCTAGATTCCAGAAAGCTTCTGTTCTTGGGAGGAAAAGAAGACCATCAGATTAG
- the LOC131311952 gene encoding fructose-bisphosphate aldolase 3, chloroplastic: MACSSFVKLNASSSPWIGHQSFNQRARPSRQVAPRRVAVIRAGAYSDELVKTAKTIASPGRGILAIDESNATCGKRLSSVGLDNTEVNRQAYRQLLLTTPGLGEYISGAILFEETLYQSTTDGKKFVDCLREENIVPGIKVDKGLVPLPGSNNESWCQGLDGLASRSAEYYKQGARFAKWRTVVSIPCGPSALAVKEAAWGLARYAGISQDNGLVPIVEPEILLDGDHPIERTLEVAERVWAEVFYYLAENKVMFEGILLKPSMVTPGAEHKERASPETIAKYTLTMLNRRVPPAVPGVMFLSGGQSEMEATLNLNAMNQSPNPWHVSFSYARALQNSVLKSWQGRPENIEAAQKALLSRGKANSLAQLGRYSADGESDDAKKGMFVKGYTY; encoded by the exons ATGGCGTGTTCGAGCTTTGTGAAATTGAACGCTTCCTCTTCACCGTGGATCGGCCACCAATCCTTCAATCAACGGGCTCGACCATCCCGCCAAGTTGCCCCTCGCCGTGTCGCCGTCATCCGCGCCGGAGCTTACTCCGACGAACTCGTCAAAACCGCC AAAACTATTGCGTCTCCTGGTCGCGGAATCCTTGCCATTGATGAATCAAATGCTACCTGTGGGAAGAGGTTATCATCTGTTGGCCTGGACAACACTGAAGTCAACAGACAGGCTTATAGACAGCTTTTGCTGACGACTCCTGGCCTGGGTGAATATATTTCTGGTGCAATTCTTTTTGAGGAGACACTTTACCAGTCGACCACTGATGGTAAGAAGTTTGTAGATTGCTTGCGTGAAGAGAACATCGTACCTGGCATCAAAGTCGACAAG GGATTAGTACCCCTACCAGGATCCAATAATGAATCTTGGTGTCAGGGATTAGATGGATTGGCTTCTAGATCTGCTGAATACTATAAGCAAGGTGCTCGCTTTGCAAAGTG GCGCACAGTTGTCAGCATTCCCTGCGGCCCTTCCGCTTTGGCTGTGAAAGAAGCTGCATGGGGACTTGCACGTTATGCTGGTATTTCTCAG GACAATGGCCTTGTGCCTATAGTGGAACCTGAGATTCTTCTCGACGGGGATCACCCTATTGAGAGGACACTTGAGGTGGCAGAGCGTGTTTGGGCAGAAGTCTTCTACTACTTGGCAGAGAACAAAGTTATGTTTGAAGGTATCCTACTTAAGCCTAGCATGGTTACTCCGGGGGCTGAGCACAAGGAAAGAGCTTCTCCAGAAACTATTGCCAAATATACTCTCACTATGCTTAACAGGAGAGTACCTCCTGCAGTTCCAGGAGTCATG tttttgtcgGGAGGACAATCCGAAATGGAGGCAACTCTAAACTTAAACGCAATGAACCAAAGTCCCAACCCTTGGCACGTCTCTTTCTCGTATGCACGTGCATTGCAGAACTCTGTGCTTAAATCCTGGCAAGGACGTCCTGAGAACATTGAAGCTGCACAAAAGGCTCTTTTGAGTCGTGGAAAAGCAAATTCTTTAGCTCAGCTTGGTCGCTACTCTGCTGATGGTGAGAGTGATGATGCTAAAAAGGGCATGTTTGTCAAGGGCTATACGTACTAA